From a single Photobacterium gaetbulicola Gung47 genomic region:
- a CDS encoding nicotinate phosphoribosyltransferase (COG1488), with protein sequence MNHFGHTGIIDSLLDTDAYKLHMQQAIFHQYPNVEAVAEFHCRSDEDLRPYSQEIQEHIERLAGLSFTQEEIEYLSTLSFFKADYLEFLQSFQLDSKQVHIDTSGDQLAITIKGKWLDIILWEVPLLAIICEVRCQHCYPDSTADDALASLKLKLANFYQRANDEGINIDAFSLVDFGTRRRFSRHVQHEVVDYLKEHMPEFKGTSNYHLARTRGLTPVGTQAHEWFQAHQQLAGELADSQQLALNRWLQEYPDTLGIALTDCINMDAFLRDFDLRLSERFIGLRHDSGDPIAWGEKAIAHYQSLGIDPKTKSLVFSDSLTLDKALTIYKHFAHRINISFGIGTQLTCDLPGVKTLNVVLKLTECEGRPVAKISDEPGKSICRDEDYLSQLRQAFKVVS encoded by the coding sequence ATGAATCATTTTGGACACACAGGGATTATCGACTCCCTGCTTGATACCGATGCATACAAACTGCATATGCAGCAAGCCATCTTTCATCAATATCCCAATGTTGAGGCCGTTGCCGAGTTTCATTGCCGGAGCGACGAAGATCTTCGTCCGTATAGCCAAGAGATTCAAGAGCATATCGAGCGACTAGCAGGCCTTTCTTTCACCCAGGAAGAAATTGAGTACCTGTCTACACTCAGTTTTTTCAAGGCTGACTACCTTGAGTTCCTACAATCTTTCCAGCTCGACAGCAAACAAGTCCACATTGATACCTCTGGTGATCAACTCGCCATTACAATCAAAGGAAAATGGCTGGATATTATTCTTTGGGAAGTACCACTACTGGCCATCATCTGTGAAGTTCGATGCCAGCACTGCTACCCAGATTCGACGGCTGACGACGCTTTGGCTTCACTTAAGCTCAAGCTGGCGAATTTTTATCAGCGTGCCAATGACGAAGGGATCAATATTGACGCATTCTCATTGGTTGACTTTGGTACACGCCGCCGCTTCTCTCGCCATGTACAACATGAGGTGGTTGATTACCTGAAAGAGCATATGCCAGAGTTCAAGGGTACGTCTAACTATCACCTGGCCCGTACCCGTGGCTTGACACCTGTCGGCACCCAGGCCCATGAATGGTTCCAGGCCCATCAGCAACTGGCTGGCGAACTGGCAGACTCGCAACAACTGGCACTCAACCGTTGGTTGCAGGAGTATCCTGATACCCTAGGAATTGCCCTAACCGACTGCATCAATATGGATGCCTTCCTGCGTGACTTTGACCTGCGCTTGTCTGAGCGATTCATCGGCCTACGTCACGATAGCGGTGATCCTATTGCATGGGGTGAGAAAGCCATTGCCCATTACCAGTCACTAGGAATTGATCCAAAAACCAAATCTCTGGTTTTCTCCGATAGCCTGACACTGGATAAGGCATTGACGATCTACAAGCACTTCGCCCACCGTATTAATATCAGTTTTGGTATTGGTACCCAGCTGACGTGCGATCTACCCGGTGTCAAAACACTCAATGTGGTTTTGAAACTGACTGAATGCGAAGGCCGACCAGTAGCGAAAATTTCTGACGAGCCGGGCAAAAGTATTTGCCGCGATGAAGATTACCTGTCTCAGCTTCGACAGGCGTTTAAAGTCGTAAGTTGA